A window from Sinanaerobacter sp. ZZT-01 encodes these proteins:
- a CDS encoding Na+/H+ antiporter NhaC family protein, whose translation MEYGIISLVPVLVILAVAIITRKTTSSLLLGVVVAYIIMHGLNFVYPFIDLIYEVCTDPDTIWVIAFSSLIGVVIALLEMSGAMSAVTNILVKYSNTQKKSKIAMWILGVLLFIDDYLSVSVRGAMSKIFDENKVPRVMFAYILDSTASPLCILVPITTWAIFYQSVFGGFEELSSYGTAYGMYLNAIPFMFYGWIALIICLLVAMDIIPPIGAMKKEYERAERTGKLYSDASDHLNTTNAENSSSEKEDNRSDLVKILCFVIPVAILVTISIVTGDVLMAELVTIAASYVLYLVTKSANWNELMEASFKGVNDMLIMVLIIIAALMVKTTLIQIGLPDFVIEVAKPYMSPALLPAITFAICGVLSFATGSTWGVTVAAGTILVPLCVAIAANPILLIAAIVSGAAFGAHICFYADVTVFSSIVSKVDNMDHAITQLPYGLISAGLSLILFVIAGYAYVI comes from the coding sequence ATGGAGTATGGAATTATAAGTTTAGTGCCAGTTCTGGTTATTCTAGCAGTTGCAATAATTACGAGAAAAACAACTTCTTCGCTACTTTTGGGAGTAGTGGTTGCTTACATTATAATGCATGGATTGAATTTTGTTTATCCATTTATAGATTTGATTTATGAAGTTTGTACGGATCCAGATACAATTTGGGTAATCGCATTTAGCTCTTTAATTGGAGTTGTTATTGCACTTTTGGAAATGTCAGGAGCGATGAGTGCAGTTACAAATATTTTAGTTAAATATTCTAATACACAGAAGAAAAGTAAAATTGCTATGTGGATATTAGGCGTGTTACTTTTCATAGATGACTATTTAAGTGTAAGTGTAAGAGGAGCTATGTCTAAAATATTCGATGAAAACAAAGTTCCAAGGGTAATGTTTGCTTATATATTGGATTCAACGGCATCACCCCTCTGTATACTTGTACCGATTACTACATGGGCAATATTTTATCAGAGCGTATTTGGAGGATTTGAGGAATTAAGTTCTTATGGAACCGCATATGGTATGTATTTAAATGCTATACCTTTTATGTTTTATGGATGGATAGCTTTGATTATTTGCTTATTGGTTGCTATGGATATTATACCGCCTATAGGTGCGATGAAAAAGGAATATGAGAGAGCTGAGAGAACAGGAAAACTATATTCTGATGCAAGCGATCACTTAAATACTACCAATGCTGAAAATAGTAGTTCAGAAAAAGAGGATAATCGTTCTGACTTAGTAAAGATATTATGTTTTGTAATACCTGTAGCAATACTAGTAACTATTTCTATAGTTACAGGAGATGTTCTTATGGCAGAATTGGTCACGATTGCAGCTTCATATGTCCTGTATCTAGTAACTAAATCAGCAAATTGGAATGAGTTAATGGAAGCATCATTTAAAGGTGTAAATGACATGCTAATTATGGTATTAATAATTATTGCAGCTTTAATGGTAAAAACAACATTAATACAGATTGGTTTACCTGATTTTGTCATAGAAGTGGCAAAACCATATATGAGTCCAGCATTGCTACCTGCAATTACATTTGCTATTTGTGGTGTGCTTTCTTTTGCGACTGGAAGTACATGGGGAGTTACGGTTGCTGCAGGTACGATATTAGTACCTCTTTGTGTAGCAATAGCTGCTAATCCGATATTACTAATCGCTGCAATAGTATCAGGTGCTGCATTTGGTGCTCATATCTGTTTTTATGCCGATGTAACAGTATTCTCATCTATTGTATCAAAAGTTGATAATATGGATCATGCGATAACGCAGTTGCCGTATGGACTGATAAGTGCAGGTCTGTCCTTAATATTATTCGTTATAGCTGGCTATGCATATGTGATTTAA
- a CDS encoding basic amino acid/polyamine antiporter yields the protein MTDQQPQKESKGDLGLLRLTTFAIGTTLASGVFSISGDMAANGANTAAVLVGWFICGIGMLALMLCFYGLNKHRPDLRSGVYSYAREGFGDYIGFNSAWGYWISAMLANVSFATLLFASMGYFFPIFGTGNNLISVICASALIWFTVFLVLRGVSQAATINAVVVIGKILPIMVLIVAIVLSRAFDPKIFMDNFFGEPDGLGFLDQIKATTYTTVWAFVGIEGAVVISARAKKSKDAGSASVISFLCLLAIYIMISVLSMGVLTRGELAELGNPPMAGVLYHVVGTWGATLVNFAVIVSLAGATFSYTILAAESAYAPAAQGCFPKFFASENKKNAPFGSLILSNLIIQVFLIIVLFNESTYQVFYTLSASMIMFPYLLSGMFYLKQILQRHGTISQLSPGELAIQRIIAFTGTIYGAWLLYASGMIYVLITALLYAPGTLVYIWSKKEKGEKAFSTLLDFAILIVILIMFVISAILIANQTIQPF from the coding sequence ATGACGGATCAACAGCCTCAAAAAGAAAGCAAAGGTGACTTAGGCTTGCTTCGCTTAACAACCTTCGCAATTGGTACGACTTTGGCAAGCGGAGTATTCAGCATATCGGGAGATATGGCGGCAAATGGAGCAAACACTGCGGCTGTATTGGTCGGCTGGTTCATTTGTGGAATCGGTATGTTAGCACTGATGCTTTGCTTTTACGGATTAAATAAACATCGACCTGACCTAAGAAGTGGTGTTTACAGTTATGCCAGAGAAGGCTTTGGAGATTATATCGGCTTCAACTCTGCATGGGGATATTGGATTAGCGCTATGTTAGCCAACGTATCCTTTGCTACATTGCTCTTTGCTTCTATGGGTTATTTCTTTCCTATCTTCGGAACGGGAAACAATCTTATTTCTGTCATTTGCGCTTCTGCACTTATCTGGTTTACTGTCTTTCTTGTTCTTCGCGGTGTCAGTCAGGCTGCTACCATTAATGCAGTCGTCGTTATCGGTAAAATCCTTCCTATTATGGTTCTAATCGTTGCTATCGTCTTATCGAGGGCCTTTGATCCTAAAATTTTTATGGACAACTTCTTCGGCGAACCTGATGGATTGGGTTTTTTGGATCAAATAAAAGCGACTACCTATACGACTGTATGGGCTTTTGTCGGAATCGAAGGTGCAGTTGTTATTTCTGCAAGAGCGAAAAAATCAAAAGATGCCGGATCGGCAAGCGTTATTTCCTTTTTATGCTTACTTGCCATCTACATTATGATTTCTGTCTTAAGTATGGGCGTATTAACAAGAGGTGAACTTGCTGAATTAGGAAATCCTCCAATGGCTGGTGTCCTTTATCACGTTGTCGGTACATGGGGTGCTACTCTTGTAAATTTCGCCGTTATTGTTTCTTTAGCAGGTGCCACATTTTCTTACACTATCTTAGCGGCAGAATCTGCCTATGCTCCAGCGGCTCAGGGCTGTTTTCCAAAATTCTTTGCCTCTGAAAATAAAAAAAATGCACCCTTTGGTTCTTTAATTCTTTCTAATTTAATTATTCAAGTTTTTCTAATTATCGTTCTATTTAATGAATCAACCTACCAAGTCTTTTACACACTCTCTGCGAGTATGATTATGTTTCCTTACTTACTCAGCGGTATGTTTTATCTAAAGCAAATTTTACAAAGGCATGGTACGATCTCTCAATTAAGCCCGGGTGAGCTGGCAATTCAGCGAATCATTGCATTTACCGGTACCATCTACGGTGCATGGCTTCTATATGCCAGCGGAATGATCTACGTATTGATTACAGCCTTGCTTTATGCCCCAGGAACTCTCGTTTATATATGGAGTAAAAAAGAAAAAGGTGAAAAAGCATTTTCAACCTTACTTGACTTTGCGATCTTGATTGTAATTTTAATCATGTTTGTAATTTCTGCGATCTTAATTGCAAATCAAACGATCCAACCATTTTAA
- a CDS encoding dimethylarginine dimethylaminohydrolase family protein, protein MFKNVIVKRPCKAMVEGITSAPELGKPDYELALKQHDDYIEALKQCGVAVTVLEADEAYPDSCFVEDTAVITRKCAIISNPGALSRRKEAEVMLPTIKKFFSDDKIEYIKSPGTLEGGDVMMVGDHFYVGRSARTNEEGIRQFIEILEKHGLTGSEVPLELVLHLKTGVNYIENNNMLVSGEFITKPDFEKFNKIIIPEDESYAANCIWVNDKVIVPKGYPTVEKRIKEAGYDVILVDTSEYKKLDGGLSCLSLRF, encoded by the coding sequence ATGTTTAAAAATGTAATTGTAAAAAGACCTTGTAAAGCTATGGTGGAAGGAATTACATCTGCACCGGAATTAGGTAAACCAGATTATGAATTGGCATTAAAGCAGCACGACGACTATATAGAAGCTCTGAAGCAGTGTGGTGTTGCCGTTACAGTATTAGAAGCAGATGAGGCTTATCCGGATTCTTGTTTTGTAGAAGATACAGCTGTTATTACGAGAAAGTGTGCTATCATTTCCAACCCTGGTGCATTATCCAGAAGGAAAGAAGCAGAAGTCATGCTTCCAACAATTAAAAAGTTTTTCAGCGATGATAAGATTGAATATATCAAATCACCTGGTACGTTGGAGGGCGGTGACGTCATGATGGTTGGCGATCATTTCTACGTAGGACGCAGTGCCAGAACAAACGAAGAAGGAATTCGCCAGTTTATTGAAATTTTAGAAAAACATGGATTGACTGGATCGGAAGTTCCTCTTGAATTGGTTCTTCATCTGAAGACTGGTGTAAATTATATTGAAAACAACAACATGCTTGTCTCTGGGGAATTTATTACGAAACCGGATTTTGAAAAATTTAATAAAATAATAATTCCTGAAGATGAATCTTATGCTGCAAACTGTATTTGGGTAAATGATAAAGTCATTGTTCCTAAAGGTTACCCAACTGTAGAAAAAAGAATAAAAGAAGCTGGATATGATGTTATATTGGTAGATACTTCTGAATATAAAAAGCTCGACGGTGGTTTGTCTTGCTTATCCTTACGCTTTTAA